In the Danio rerio strain Tuebingen ecotype United States chromosome 8, GRCz12tu, whole genome shotgun sequence genome, one interval contains:
- the zgc:194990 gene encoding uncharacterized protein isoform X1, translating to MMKDCLQFLIEPAKKLKFRFKETRKKVKHVKKEPLSESQLFIMELARELNRICQRSDVLAHIWTGEDVWPPHTCREFIVETANILEMKENTEKPVQVYVDLHPEKRDWKTHLLSMLEQGGEYDMGPHKRIIMDWTRAQRNTHPHGIWPGEAVLMMLDDLELQWKRGLLSHLQSAVELLIGATLGEHLDKELIPRLWLVQKQKTQKIECTGYIPHIVWNWICDAAVEVSFDPETANPSLLLSEDCKRLQCGLERRPVPCNLRRFDGWWCCFASQGFSSGRHYWEVEVGDRDWRLGVAKESALCKGYRPLNTQSGYLTLRLERGSELKALTAPTTPLPTTLIPRRVGVYLDYDEGQLSFYDIQKRAHIYTYSQKFTEKLYPVFGTVEMVREMVIRPADLREPCLCKGQCLFC from the exons ATGATGAAAGATTGCCTTCAGTTCCTCATTGAGCCGGCCAAAAAGCTCAAGTTTCGTTTTAAG GAGACACGAAAGAAAGTGAAACATGTAAAGAAAGAGCCATTAAGCGAGAGTCAGCTGTTTATAATGGAGCTGGCACGAGAACTCAACAGAATCTGTCAG AGGTCAGACGTTCTGGCTCACATCTGGACCGGAGAGGACGTGTGGCCACCACACACCTGTCGAGAGTTCATTGTAGAGACCGCCAACATTCTGGAGATGAAG GAAAACACAGAGAAGCCTGTCCAAGTGTATGTGGATCTGCATCCAGAAAAGCGTGACTGGAAGACTCACCTACTGAGCATGCTGGAGCAGGGGGGAGAGTACGACATGGGCCCTCACAAGAGGATCATCATGGACTGGACCAGAGCACAGAGAAACACGCACCCG CATGGCATCTGGCCGGGTGAGGCGGTGTTGATGATGCtggatgacctggagctgcaatgGAAGCGAGGACTCCTGTCGCACCTGCAGTCTGCTGTCGAGCTGCTTATAGGAGCCACTCTTGGAGAACATCTGGACAAG GAGCTCATTCCAAGACTTTGGCTGGTACAAAAACAAAAGACCCAGAAGATCG AGTGCACTGGCTACATTCCACACATAG TGTGGAACTGGATTTGTGATGCTGCAG TGGAGGTGTCGTTTGACCCAGAGACGGCTAACCCTTCTCTGCTGCTGTCTGAGGACTGCAAGCGTCTGCAGTGCGGGCTGGAGCGTCGTCCTGTCCCCTGCAACCTGCGCCGATTCGACGGCTGGTGGTGCTGCTTCGCCTCGCAGGGCTTCTCCTCAGGACGGCACTACTGGGAGGTCGAAGTGGGCGACCGTGACTGGCGCCTTGGTGTGGCCAAAGAATCAGCCCTCTGTAAGGGCTACAGGCCGCTGAACACTCAGAGCGGGTACCTGACCCTCCGGCTGGAGAGAGGCTCTGAGCTCAAAGCCCTGACCGCACCCACAACACCCTTACCCACCACGCTCATCCCGCGCCGAGTGGGGGTCTACCTGGACTATGATGAGGGGCAGCTATCCTTCTATGACATCCAGAAGAGGGCGCACATCTACACCTACAGCCAGAAGTTTACAGAGAAGCTTTATCCGGTGTTCGGGACGGTGGAGATGGTGCGCGAGATGGTGATCCGGCCTGCAGATCTGAGGGAGCCGTGTCTCTGTAAGGGCCAGTGTCTGTTCTGCTAA
- the zgc:194990 gene encoding uncharacterized protein LOC568410 (The RefSeq protein has 1 substitution compared to this genomic sequence), producing MMKDCLQFLIEPAKKLKFRFKETRKKVKHVKKEPLSESQLFIMELARELNRICQRSDILAHIWTGEDVWPPHTCREFIVETANILEMKENTEKPVQVYVDLHPEKRDWKTHLLSMLEQGGEYDMGPHKRIIMDWTRAQRNTHPHGIWPGEAVLMMLDDLELQWKRGLLSHLQSAVELLIGATLGEHLDKELIPRLWLVQKQKTQKIECTGYIPHIVWNWICDAAVEVSFDPETANPSLLLSEDCKRLQCGLERRPVPCNLRRFDGWWCCFASQGFSSGRHYWEVEVGDRDWRLGVAKESALCKGYRPLNTQSGYLTLRLERGSELKALTAPTTPLPTTLIPRRVGVYLDYDEGQLSFYDIQKRAHIYTYSQKFTEKLYPVFGTVEMVREMVIRPADLREPCLCKGQCLFC from the exons ATGATGAAAGATTGCCTTCAGTTCCTCATTGAGCCGGCCAAAAAGCTCAAGTTTCGTTTTAAG GAGACACGAAAGAAAGTGAAACATGTAAAGAAAGAGCCATTAAGCGAGAGTCAGCTGTTTATAATGGAGCTGGCACGAGAACTCAACAGAATCTGTCAG AGGTCAGACGTTCTGGCTCACATCTGGACCGGAGAGGACGTGTGGCCACCACACACCTGTCGAGAGTTCATTGTAGAGACCGCCAACATTCTGGAGATGAAG GAAAACACAGAGAAGCCTGTCCAAGTGTATGTGGATCTGCATCCAGAAAAGCGTGACTGGAAGACTCACCTACTGAGCATGCTGGAGCAGGGGGGAGAGTACGACATGGGCCCTCACAAGAGGATCATCATGGACTGGACCAGAGCACAGAGAAACACGCACCCG CATGGCATCTGGCCGGGTGAGGCGGTGTTGATGATGCtggatgacctggagctgcaatgGAAGCGAGGACTCCTGTCGCACCTGCAGTCTGCTGTCGAGCTGCTTATAGGAGCCACTCTTGGAGAACATCTGGACAAG GAGCTCATTCCAAGACTTTGGCTGGTACAAAAACAAAAGACCCAGAAGATCG AGTGCACTGGCTACATTCCACACATAG TGTGGAACTGGATTTGTGATGCTGCAG TGGAGGTGTCGTTTGACCCAGAGACGGCTAACCCTTCTCTGCTGCTGTCTGAGGACTGCAAGCGTCTGCAGTGCGGGCTGGAGCGTCGTCCTGTCCCCTGCAACCTGCGCCGATTCGACGGCTGGTGGTGCTGCTTCGCCTCGCAGGGCTTCTCCTCAGGACGGCACTACTGGGAGGTCGAAGTGGGCGACCGTGACTGGCGCCTTGGTGTGGCCAAAGAATCAGCCCTCTGTAAGGGCTACAGGCCGCTGAACACTCAGAGCGGGTACCTGACCCTCCGGCTGGAGAGAGGCTCTGAGCTCAAAGCCCTGACCGCACCCACAACACCCTTACCCACCACGCTCATCCCGCGCCGAGTGGGGGTCTACCTGGACTATGATGAGGGGCAGCTATCCTTCTATGACATCCAGAAGAGGGCGCACATCTACACCTACAGCCAGAAGTTTACAGAGAAGCTTTATCCGGTGTTCGGGACGGTGGAGATGGTGCGCGAGATGGTGATCCGGCCTGCAGATCTGAGGGAGCCGTGTCTCTGTAAGGGCCAGTGTCTGTTCTGCTAA